From the genome of Silurus meridionalis isolate SWU-2019-XX chromosome 12, ASM1480568v1, whole genome shotgun sequence, one region includes:
- the zgc:153184 gene encoding capZ-interacting protein, protein MEEASPVKLSVAELAGKFKSHPLPMPRSEERKPVQRSPPCSLQLHGQTDSESEKEKTAVTPQPPPKTKLKNSPLIEKLQAIPILTPSILLNSTKGPEGKQQAAPFCAISPCCHQSPNLRPPQQLSENEVPISFEQPAEGTTLPNINKCRVRLSFKRRPPTRPHRKSTGDEGVSDTPEENRSPCDPNSPDTPDKNDSTKDALNVFEDETQENQEDSTPPITVQDTELQEELNDVTKDNEGSGDTEGENKEEVAEEKIAGNPETSGDLDNPQVEKALEEQSKGETECAKKEDDTAGESTEENLEAGDQNQDPASGD, encoded by the exons GAGGCATCTCCAGTGAAGTTATCAGTGGCTGAATTGGCTGGAAAGTTCAAAAGTCATCCACTGCCAATGCCAAGGAGTGAAGAG AGAAAACCTGTTCAAAGGAGCCCTCCATGTTCTTTGCAGTTGCATGGCCAGACTGATAGTGAGAGTGAGAAGGAG AAAACAGCCGTTACACCTCAACCTCCCCCCAAGACCAAGCTGAAGAATTCTCCCCTTATTGAAAAGCTGCAG GCCATTCCCATACTGACACCCTCTATACTACTCAACTCAACGAAAGGTCCAGAAGGGAAACAACAGGCTGCACCATTCTGTGCTATCAGCCCCTGTTGTCACCAGAGTCCCAACCTGAGGCCCCCTCAGCAGCTCAGTGAAAATGAGGTGCCCATCAGCTTCGAGCAACCAGCTGAGGGCACCACACTTCCAAACATTAACAAG TGTCGAGTCCGGCTTTCTTTCAAGCGGCGACCACCAACTCGTCCACACAGAAAGTCAACAGGTGATGAGGGGGTTTCAGACACACCTGAGGAAAACAGATCTCCTTGTGATCCAAACAGTCCTGATACTCCTGACAAGAATGACAGTACCAAGGATGCATTGAATGTTTTTGAGGATGAGACACAAGAGAACCAGGAAGACTCCACGCCTCCAATCACCGTACAAGACACAGAGCTGCAGGAAGAACTCAACGATGTGACCAAGGACAATGAGGGGAGTGGAGACACTGAAGGGGAGAACAAGGAAGAGGTAGCAGAGGAAAAGATTGCAGGAAATCCTGAGACTTCAGGAGATCTGGACAACCCACAAGTTGAAAAAGCACTTGAGGAACAAAGCAAAGGGGAGACGgaatgtgcaaaaaaagaagacgacactGCAGGAGAATCTACTGAAGAGAACTTGGAAGCAGGG GATCAAAATCAGGATCCAGCTTCCGGGGACTGA
- the LOC124394833 gene encoding mid1-interacting protein 1-B-like — protein MQCEETRLNKNSLLRALKRYSTAVNNMEQTILLPSLLRDVPFEHDVDCEAVENIKDLYEYYHMLKVIRNTVESGLVPHDDGNTKTHTTLYKSLEPLLEADPEAFFYFHLRGLFSVMGTVTKRSQDLTEKYLDIVGLGN, from the coding sequence ATGCAGTGTGAAGAGACCAGACTGAACAAGAACTCCTTGTTGCGTGCGTTGAAGCGCTATAGCACTGCAGTCAACAACATGGAACAGACCATCCTGCTGCCCAGCCTGCTCAGAGACGTCCCATTTGAACACGATGTGGACTGCGAGGCTGTAGAGAACATCAAGGACCTGTACGAGTACTATCACATGCTGAAGGTGATCAGGAACACAGTGGAGAGCGGTCTGGTGCCTCATGATGATGGGAACACGAAGACTCACACAACTCTGTATAAAAGCCTGGAGCCATTGCTGGAGGCTGACCCAGAGGCATTCTTCTACTTCCATCTTAGAGGTCTGTTTTCAGTCATGGGCACGGTCACGAAAAGATCACAAGACCTTACAGAAAAATACCTGGACATTGTGGGCCTAGGAAATTAG
- the ndufc2 gene encoding NADH dehydrogenase [ubiquinone] 1 subunit C2 — protein MGLLPDEAKVLPPPGIINRNSAWLGLTGWVTAMLHNSLNRRPAIRAGVHRQALFITIGWFIGYHLTKVENYKYAKLDREMKEYIRMHPAEFPEIEKKMFSEIVEPFHPIR, from the exons ATGGGGCTTCTCCCAGATGAGGCAAAAGTCCTCCCTCCCCCGGGAATCATAAACAGAAACTCGGCATGGCTCGGGCTGACCGGCTGGGTCACAGCGATGCTTCATAACTCACTTAACCGAAGGCCTGCGATCAGAGCCG gtGTTCACCGACAGGCATTGTTCATAACTATTGGCTGGTTCATCGGCTACCATTTAACAAAGGTTGAAAATTACAAATATGCCAAGTTGGAcagagagatgaaagagtacatcCGAATGCACCCAGCAGAGTTTCCAGAAATAG AAAAGAAGATGTTCTCAGAGATCGTAGAGCCGTTTCACCCTATCCGCTGA
- the guca1c gene encoding guanylyl cyclase-activating protein 3, protein MGAHGSNLDEILAEDMHHWYNKFMRESPSGLITLFELKNMLQMQGMTEEASGYVDQVFYTFDMDGDGYIDFVEYIAAVSLLLKGEINQKLKWYFKLFDQDGNGKIDKDEMETIFKAIQDITRIYDDPPEDIVALIYERIDVNNEGELTLEEFITGAKDQPDIMEMLTKMMDLTHVLEIIVNGQKKLASV, encoded by the exons ATGGGTGCTCATGGATCCAACTTGGATGAAATCCTTGCTGAGGACATGCACCACTGGTACAATAAGTTCATGAGGGAGTCTCCATCTGGGCTCATTACCCTGTTTGAGCTAAAGAACATGCTACAGATGCAGGGCATGACTGAGGAGGCTAGCGGCTATGTTGACCAGGTCTTCTACACATTTGACATGGATGGG gatggaTATATTGATTTTGTAGAATATATAGCAGCTGTAAGTTTGCTACTGAAAGGAGAGATCAACCAGAAACTGAAGTGGTACTTCAAACTTTTTGATCAAGATGGCAATGGAAAAATTGACAAAGACGAGATGGAGACCATATTTAAG GCTATTCAGGATATCACTCGGATCTATGATGACCCTCCGGAGGACATTGTGGCACTCATTTATGAAAGGATAGATGTTAATAATGAAG GTGAGCTGACATTAGAAGAGTTCATTACTGGTGCTAAGGACCAACCTGACATAATGGAGATGCTCACCAAGATGATGGACCTGACTCATGTGTTGGAGATTATAGTCAATGGACAAAAGAAGTTGGCCAGTGTGTAA
- the LOC124395044 gene encoding uncharacterized protein LOC124395044, with translation MEIELNDFKQSNNNDEDERRVDSSPGNGSCPNTQNATEGVPLLYNLQDGGQNGAHVIVPDMPDNPLAENTPVGTLSRLKKELQEEACWKVRVWMLILIILILIILVIFFSVYFCSVYQEDVDDKYNVADFVVPLFFRGHFTLLNKNLTLDTQSQSILKQKLTHIYNSSYALGRYFSLATVNALRDSSSPVEYELKFMMPEEHKLLKEFTLSKEMVYNVLLQQIYDQDINEPLRIVPTSLTMEVGS, from the exons ATGGAGATCGAATTAAACGATTTTAAACAATCCAACAATAACGACGAGGACGAACGACGGGTCGAT TCGTCCCCAGGAAATGGAAGCTGCCCAAACACACAGAATGCCACTGAAGGTGTGCCCTTACTCTATAATTTACAG GATGGTGGTCAGAATGGAGCACACGTTATTGTGCCAGATATGCCAGATAACCCATTggcggaaaatacg CCAGTGGGGACACTCAGTAGATTGAAAAAGGAGCTTCAAGAAGAAGCTTGTTGGAAAGTCAGAGTGTGGATGCTCATTCTAATCATCTTAATTCTAATCATTCTTGTCATCTTTTTCTCAGTTTACTTCTGTTCAG TTTACCAAGAAGATGTGGATGACAAGTACAATGTTGCAGATTTTGTGGTACCACTCTTCTTTAGAGGACATTTTACACTTCTCAACAAGAACTTAACACTAGATACACAATCACAATCCATTCTCAAACAAAAG CTGACTCACATCTACAATTCCTCATATGCCCTGGGACGATACTTCTCTCTTGCTACAGTAAACGCACTAAG GGACAGTAGCTCTCCTGTTGAGTATGAGCTGAAATTTATGATGCCTGAAGAGCACAAGCTGCTAAAAGAATTTACTCTGAGCAAAGAGATGGTGTACAATGTGCTTCTGCAACAAATATATGACCAGGACATCAATGAGCCACTTCGTATAGTGCCAACTTCACTTACCATGGAAG TTGGGAGTTAA